The Chitinivibrionales bacterium DNA segment ATGGCGGCATGCTGCATCATTTGCCTGAATAATGCGAAAATCAGCCGAAAGAATAACCACAAAATCGGTGATCGCATTGAATGTTTCAATCCAGTAAGCCGCCGAATCCGCGGCCCGTTTCTCACTCCCCTTGAGCTGCTCGGTAGTAAAACTCTGTTTGAGCGCGACCGCCGCAAGTTCGGCAAAAGAACCCGCTATCGCGCAATCTTCATCGTTAAATCCCCCCGCTTTGTTTGCCAACCCCATGATCCCCACGGCTTTTCCGTCAACAATCAGCGGTGCGAAGAGAACATTATCGAGCCTGCAATGCCCTTCGGGCATAAAGGCCGCCCATTTGCTTTTCATGAAATCATTGTCGAATACCGGCTCCAGATTCTTATAGGCAATGGCGCGGAGCCCCCTGATGGGCATAGGAAGTTCGGGATTGACCGTGCACTCAAGCCCCCCGGAATCAAGAAACAGCACCTCATTATTCGTTTCATCCCCGGACAAAAGCGCAACATACCCCGATGTTGCCCCAATAAGCCCTTTGCATGAATCGAAGAGGTTTTGTGCAGAACCCTTAAAGGATGGTGAAATCAGTACATTTTTAATGCAATCACAGAGCGCTTCGGCATGAGCAGACCGACGCAAAAGATTGCCGGTATTTAAATATGCAGCCATCAAACAATTCTCTCATAAATATGCCGGAAATGTAAGGTGATATTAATGGGGTAATAATGGGTAATATAAATACCCATCAGAATGATTGTCGATCATATGTTTTTAAAAATGTGGCGAGATTGATCGATTTCTCTTCCAGACCGAGTTTTTTCCGGATAATTTTTCGCCTTTTTTCAATGGTCTGGATCGAACGGTTGAGAATATGGGCGATTTCTTTGGAGGAGAGCCCGTTTCGAACCATTGTGCAAATTTCGATTTCTTTCTGGGTAAGCTGTGGCGATTTTCGAGCGATATTGAGTCCGTAGGCGGAGCTGACTGTTTTCAGTGATGATTCCAGCAACGCGGCATACCGCTCCGTACTCACATCGGCTCGCATCCGTTCCAGCACCGGGGTTATGACCTCTGCAATAGTGGCCGCAAACTCCTCTTTGATCCGTTTTTTTTCGATCTCGATACGGGCTATGAGTTCATTGAGCGCGATGTTTTTTTGCTGAAGCGCTTCTTTGGCTTTGACCCGGGCGGTAATATCCCTGATTGAACTGATATTAAATTTTTTCCCATCAAGGCAAAAATGCCGGGCCGTAATTTCGACAGGGAATACGGTCCCATTCTTCTTCTTATGGTAGCGCAGGGCAATATGTGATTTCTTGTCTGTTTTAGTTTCTAATGACTGCGCAAAGTTTTTAAGGGATCTTTTTGTTCGCGACTTTTCCGCCGACAAATCCGGTGCTGAGAGATTCAGCATTTCGGCGCGCGTATAGCCATACAACCCAATCGCTGCCTGGTTGACATCCTGTATTTTCAGGGTCTGCACATCAACACAAATAATGGCGTCGGACCCCGCCTCAAAAAGTGACCGGTACTTTTCTTCGCTCTGCAGTAATTCGTGTTCCGCAGCCAACTTTTCGGTAACATTATAAAGTGTCAGCACAATGCGGGAGACATTACCGCCCTGATCTTTGACGGGAACAAGACTCCAGTCCCAATAACTCTCCGCCTCTTTTGAGCTGTTTTCTTTTTCCGAAAAAGGTTTTGCCTGAAAATAAAAGGGGATCCCGGTTTTGACGGTTTTCTGAAACAGTGATTTTTTCTTCTCATCCGGATAGAATTCGAAATAGTTTTTACCGATAAAAGATGAAGCTGTTCGGCCGGTCTCCCGGGCAAAGGCGGGATTAACATACATAAAATTGAAGCTATGGTCGATTAATGCAATCAGTACCGGGGTATTATCTAGAATTGATGAAAACATGTAGTAGTCACATTTTATTAAAGAAAAGCAGCGTCTCAGTTCTCTTTGAACAATTAAAGCCGCCAATATCTCGCCACAGCCGGAATGATGGCCTCGCCCCCCCGAGTAGTCATAAAGAAAAATAGTATTTTACCATTAATTCATCGGAAAATGAAATAATACATCAAAATTATGCTTTAATTTAATTAAATCAATTATTTGTCTGGGAAATAATCGTAATTATTATATATATTATTGAGTGGCATAAGCAAGCAAGCAAACAAGCGAAAAAGGTTAAGGAAAACAGACGTTCTTTTTTTACACACTGCACAAGGAGGAGTGTGCTATGCGACCTTCCATGCTTCGCTCGGCTGCTATGCCCGGCAAATTTGTTCTGTACCATTCCCGCAATTTCCCGATCAAACTATCCCTCTCATCTCTGGCAGGAGTGCTCCTGCTTTTATTTGTTTCTGTGGTGACCGCTCAGCCGGACGATGTTGTAATTACGGATACCATGCAGCTCCCTGTCAAGGTAAGGGATTTCAAAGAAGTCATAAAAAGATCCTGTTGGCCAGTGGATCGAAGATTCGGCGGGCGCCCATTATGATTTTAACATGTATCCCAATTGTCCCCGGAATACCTATAAAGGCGGTATTTACGATACAATCTCCATTGGTGATTCATCCGACTACCGATTCGACGAACGAAATCCGAAACTGAAAGACGAGACCGTGGATCCCCCGTGCTATCATGGTACCGACGAATTCGATCAGTGGTATAACGACGTTTCCGGCGTCAACCGTCCATTCCAGGTCATGCTTCCCTTTCTCAGAGATGAAGACGGCATTCTATACTACTGGAATGAAAATTTCTTTCCTATTGATGATGATTC contains these protein-coding regions:
- a CDS encoding PAS domain S-box protein, with the protein product MFSSILDNTPVLIALIDHSFNFMYVNPAFARETGRTASSFIGKNYFEFYPDEKKKSLFQKTVKTGIPFYFQAKPFSEKENSSKEAESYWDWSLVPVKDQGGNVSRIVLTLYNVTEKLAAEHELLQSEEKYRSLFEAGSDAIICVDVQTLKIQDVNQAAIGLYGYTRAEMLNLSAPDLSAEKSRTKRSLKNFAQSLETKTDKKSHIALRYHKKKNGTVFPVEITARHFCLDGKKFNISSIRDITARVKAKEALQQKNIALNELIARIEIEKKRIKEEFAATIAEVITPVLERMRADVSTERYAALLESSLKTVSSAYGLNIARKSPQLTQKEIEICTMVRNGLSSKEIAHILNRSIQTIEKRRKIIRKKLGLEEKSINLATFLKTYDRQSF